One stretch of Toxoplasma gondii ME49 chromosome XI, whole genome shotgun sequence DNA includes these proteins:
- a CDS encoding hypothetical protein (encoded by transcript TGME49_312470~Predicted trans-membrane domain (TMHMM2.0):66-86:95-118), with protein sequence MEANSSSSSLPSVQKFFSDIRTACREAVAVNQVLQMLVDEMNSGGELMTMDQLKAAADYGKDIRPQVAGLATGTAAALAIKATGAFKNSPVWKPAAVVLPAWFAGFALFRLYSNFNFVRISMRDGDSKLARQLRAAYKKAAPPGSTTLENS encoded by the exons ATGGAGGCGAACAgctcctcgtcgtcgctACCGAGCGTCCAGAAGTTTTTCTCAGATATTCG GACGGCGTGTAGGGAGGCAGTTGCGGTCAATCAG GTGCTTCAGATGCTCGTTGATGAAATGAACTCCGGCGGGGAGCTGATGACGATGGACCAGCTGAAGGCTGCTGCAGACTACGGGAAAGATATT AGACCCCAGGTGGCAGGATTGGCAACAGGCACTGCTGCCGCGCTCGCCATCAAAGCGACAGGCGCTTTTAAAAATTCCCCAGTTTGGAAACCTGCGGCCGTTGTTCTCC ctgcttggTTTGCCGGGTTTGCACTCTTTCGCCTCTACTCGAACTTCAACTTT gtGCGCATTTCCATGCGAGACGGCGATTCAAAGCTTGCCAGGCAGCTGCGAGCAGC GTACAAGAAGGCAGCTCCACCGGGGAGCACGACACTCGAGAATTCGTAG
- a CDS encoding zinc finger, MYND-type containing 12 family protein (encoded by transcript TGME49_312460): MSAVKIQRLALPKGVSLKCEICSEPVAFRCSECPTYYCTREHFETDWYGVLHEIHQDVAELREVSKNVGTEKDRQQREKELISIRRKILEISRATAQKFVVQGQYVLAIAGALQALRMSEALYGTDSMEVVSSQLLLAEVHLGLQRLQSAEELLTLVRSTLVQSTTRVIYHHKCSAIACEANRVP, from the exons ATGTCCGCCGTCAAGATACAGAGACTTGCTCTGCCCAAGGGCGTCAGCCTCAAGTGCGAAATATGCAGCGAACCGGTTGCATTTCGGTGCAGCGAATGCCCCACCTACTATTG CACCCGAGAACATTTTGAGACAGATTGGTATGGGGTTCTGCACGAGATTCACCAAGATGTCGCTGAGCTACGGGAAGTATCGAAGAACGTGGGCACCGAGAAGGATAGGCAGCAACGGGAGAAAGAACTGATTTCCATCAGG AGAAAAATTCTAGAGATTAGTAGGGCGACAGCTCAGAAATTCGTCGTTCAGGGGCAGTACGTACTCGCGATAGCAGGTGCTCTTCAAGCGCTGAGGATGTCGGAAGCTCTCTATGGCACTGACTCGATGGAGGTGGTGTCATCGCAGCTCCTGCTTGCAGAAGTTCATCTAG GACTCCAGCGCCTTCAATCCGCTGAAGAACTCCTGACGTTGGTGCGTTCGACACTGGTTCAGTCCACAACCAGGGTGATTTACCACCACAAATGTAGTGCGATCGCATGTGAGGCGAACCGCGTACCTTAA
- a CDS encoding hypothetical protein (encoded by transcript TGME49_312445) — MQVHFTDASLRSASAITLDQALSAFKVFINIDCLERQRVASFLLEKWDVLATIFAKEELIPGGGAGYGDIPTKRLGRNSSISQFNSICLGKHPHRRSSLASTDRRRSTRTGEVPAESDRDICDCTVKLYHFWEFLLTQSEIHMPPEDISILLLCLHWWGDVPLYHPASDISKEMLKGSQIFRGLEQMSFVVLVTSCPAVRNTDPLMQVRFSGSLERHWSASR, encoded by the exons ATGCAGGTGCACTTCACAGACGCCTCGCTACGATCTGCGTCTGCAATAACTTTAGATCAAGCTCTTTCGGCGTTCAAGGTATTTATTAATATCGACTGCCTGGAG CGACAGCGTGTGGCTTCGTTCCTCCTCGAAAAATGGGATGTGTTAGCCACAATATTTGCCAAAGAGGAGTTAATCCCCGGAGGGGGTGCTGGGTACGGGGACATCCCAACGAAACGTTTAGGTAGAAATTCGAGCATCTCCCAGTTCAACTCCATCTGCCTCGGCAAACACCCGCATAGACGGAGTTCCCTTGCATCTACCGATCGAAGGAGGAGCACCAGGACAG GAGAGGTACCGGCCGAATCGGATCGCGACATATGCGACTGTACCGTCAAGCTCTACCACTTTTGGGAGTTCCTGCTGACTCAGTCTGAGATCCACATGCCACCC GAAGATATTTCGATTCTCCTCCTGTGCCTTCACTGGTGGGGAGATGTCCCCCTATATCATCCGGCGTCGGATATTTCAAAGGAGATGCTAAAA GGCTCACAGATCTTTAGGGGTTTAGAACAGATGAGCTTTGTCGTCCTTGTTACTAGTTGTCCAGCTGTTCGCAACACTGACCCTCTAATGCA AGTGCGCTTCAGCGGCTCTCTCGAGCGGCACTGGAGTGCTTCGCGATGA
- a CDS encoding hypothetical protein (encoded by transcript TGME49_312450) yields the protein MWRPLCSANDGTKGSSSSSGRCEPVTAHSTVPPQSDGVPITPSNTLWISFLVYHSTTACSVLASMVEATFASAFELQNLALFNRFGSPTESPVLLPKLFDTFTPLVSQSPVLPKEIHALKVHFCSRNDCIKPLKIRQAEVEDYDDLVKVFDVATELRPADYGEFFLAELIGGQDDRNKCLAAEAHGFAVGLASFTTDIDINLLNNCFELESYDFLVDREYMNKIRTTMTFMQHRGSHMFFPSGGMPSSKRQLQSR from the exons ATGTGGCGCCCGTTGTGTAGTGCGAACGATGGAACGAAGgggtcgtcttcttccagcGGAAGATGTGAACCCGTCACAGCTCATTCTACTGTCCCTCCCCAGTCCGACGGGGTGCCGATTACTCCGAGTAATACTCTATGGATCAGCTTCCTAGTTTACCATTCGACTACGGCGTGCTCTGTTCTTGCGTCGATGGTCGAGGCTACGTTTGCGTCAGCCTTCGAGTTGCAGAACCTCGCACTTTTCAATAG ATTTGGCTCCCCGACTGAGAGCCCGGTACTGCTGCCGAAACTATTCGACACATTTACCCCTCTCGTGTCCCAGAGCCCGGTTCTTCCCAAAGAGATACATGCCCTGAAAGTTCACTTCTGCAGTCGCAACGACTGCATAAAGCCTCTGAAGATACGACAGGCGGAGGTTGAGGACTACGACGATCTTGTTAAAGTCTTTGATGTAGCAACGGAACTCCGCCCGGCGGACTACGGGGAATTTTTCCTCGCTGAGTTGATCGGCG GTCAGGACGACCGGAACAAGTGCCTGGCTGCAGAAGCCCATGGATTCGCTGTCGGCCTGGCATCCTTTACCACGGATATTGACATCAACTTACTTAACAACTGCTTTGAGCTCGAGAGCTATGACTTCCTGGTCGATCGAGAATACATGAATAAGATCAGGACCACAATG ACTTTTATGCAGCATCGCGGGAGCCACATGTTTTTCCCGAGTGGCGGCATGCCCAGCAGTAAGAGACAATTACAGAGTCGCTAG
- a CDS encoding uracil phosphoribosyltransferase FUR1, putative (encoded by transcript TGME49_312480), translating into MAQVPASGKLLVDPRYSTNDQEESILQDIITRFPNVVLMKQTAQLRAMMTIIRDKETPKEEFVFYADRLIRLLIEEALNELPFEKKEVTTPLDVSYHGVSFYSKICGVSIVRAGESMESGLRAVCRGCRIGKILIQRDETTAEPKLIYEKLPADIRDRWVMLLDPMCATAGSVCKAIEVLLRLGVKEERIIFVNILAAPQGIERVFKEYPKVRMVTAAVDICLNSRYYIVPGIGDFGDRYFGTM; encoded by the exons ATGGCGCAGGTCCCAGCGAGCGGAAAGCTCCTTGTCGATCCCCGATATTCGACAAACGACCAGGAAGAAAGCATTCTCCAGGACATCATCACGAG GTTTCCCAATGTGGTGCTCATGAAGCAGACGGCTCAGCTTCGAGCGATGATGACCATCATTCGTG ATAAAGAAACACCGAAGGAAGAATTCG tCTTCTACGCCGACCGCCTGATTCGCCTCCTCATCGAAGAAGCTTTGAACG AACTGCCGttcgaaaagaaggaagtgaCAACCCCTCTGGATGTGTCATACCATGGAGTTTCCTTCTATTCCAAGATCTGTGGCGTCTCGATTGTGAGAGCTGGCGAGTCGATGGAAAGCGGCTTGCGGGCAGTTTGCCGCGGCTGCCGCATCGGGAAAATCCTCatccagagagacgaaacaacTGCGGAGCCTAAG CTGATCTACGAGAAGCTGCCTGCCGACATTAGAGATCGCTGGGTGATGCTGCTAGATCCGATGTGCGCGACGGCGGGCAGTGTGTGCAAAGCGATCGAGGTCCTCCTGAGGCTCGGcgtgaaggaagagagaatcATTTTCGTCAACATTTTGGCTGCTCCCCAAGGCATTGAACGTGTTTTCAAGGAATACCCGAAAGTCCGCATGGTCACTGCTGC TGTTGACATCTGCCTGAACTCGAGGTACTACATCGTCCCCGGCATTGGTGATTTCGGTGACCG GTACTTTGGAACCATGTAG